In the genome of Passer domesticus isolate bPasDom1 chromosome 2, bPasDom1.hap1, whole genome shotgun sequence, the window TCCCTGTCCTTCTTGTGCCAGGCGTCGGTGGCGATGTAGGTGTTGTAGGGGTCGCGGGGCCCCTCGAGGCGCCGTGCCCGCAGGTTGGTCACCATCACCCCCACGGTGAAGAACCCAAAGAGCCCCAGCATCAGCAGCACGTAGATGATGGCCAGGCTGTCGCTGGCgctgctctcctgggaaggAGATGAGCTGTTGGTCTGTTCCAGGCACTCCTGGAGCAGTTTGGAGAGGAGCAGGTTCAGGGCGGTGGTGTTCGACAGCACCAACATTTGGATTTTCTGTCCTTGgctcttcttccttcctttggCTGGAAAAGGGTAAAAATCAGGGGGTGGCATCAGGTAAATGTCTGATTAAGCtcttttctgacccagagacggggcaactgagaggtgttttaaaaacttttattccattttcagtctcatgagaagggtgagacaatacagatgttacaattcacaatcagaagccaattatttcctaattacaatacACTATTAGTgtttcttggcctatcagctttAGCCACACCACGCTGTAAATGCCTTAAAGCCAATAATCTAAAATTACCCCTCGTGGGTCCCACTACAATGCATCTTTCACAGTTCTGTTTCTCAAAAGTATTTGGTCTTTTTTGCAAGGCCACcctttgaaacttgtttctagCTCCATTTCTCTCCCAACAATGTCTCTCCTGTTCCAGGGCATTTCTGAGACAGCATTTCCTATCTCAAGGTTTGCACACAGATGCCCACTGTGTGAGCCTTCTGTCAGGCTTGGAGAATTCCCTACAAATTCATTTCCCACTTTCCCCCCTCTCTCTTGAACGGAAAAATTTTATTTGATGAATCCGACAGACAAAGATGGGATTTCCTCTGTCTCCCTTTCCTGGCTCCCCTCCTCAGTGAGAGAGAGCCTGGGTGTGATGCCTTGAGTTtcagtttttctatttttcacattctgtgctgctttagtgtgggATCTGAGCTTCAcatgaggggatggtgagctctgtgcacagagcagggacacaaaacaattcctgctccagctgggcaccaaggacaaatgatccaaatctcagcccaggaacacaaaccccgtgggctgcagagagaaaaacaagcaggatgggactgcaggggctgcagctgggattggacactgaactgcaatgtgcacatggagcagagctgagcccagggagagaccccggcagcgctcgtgcattttgggaccatttgggttcatcctgggtgcattttgggaccatttgggttcatcttgggtgcattttgggaccatttgggttcatcctggcttcattttgggaccatttgggttcatcctgggtgcattttgggaccatttgggttcatcctgggtgcattttgggaccatttgggttcatcctgggtgcattttgggaccatttgggttcatcttgggttcattttgggaccatttgggttcatcttgggtgcagccctggctgggttctg includes:
- the KCNE1 gene encoding potassium voltage-gated channel subfamily E member 1 isoform X2, with product MLVLSNTTALNLLLSKLLQECLEQTNSSSPSQESSASDSLAIIYVLLMLGLFGFFTVGVMVTNLRARRLEGPRDPYNTYIATDAWHKKDREYLQAKLIESCKLCCVLENQLAVEQPGLKIPEEKSS
- the KCNE1 gene encoding potassium voltage-gated channel subfamily E member 1 isoform X1 translates to MLPGCKIPGSWGEEMGLPCAMGTVSELLIPEGMAGKRAREVTGSFIALEKQQNIWKAENLGAKGRKKSQGQKIQMLVLSNTTALNLLLSKLLQECLEQTNSSSPSQESSASDSLAIIYVLLMLGLFGFFTVGVMVTNLRARRLEGPRDPYNTYIATDAWHKKDREYLQAKLIESCKLCCVLENQLAVEQPGLKIPEEKSS